One Sagittula stellata E-37 genomic window carries:
- a CDS encoding GNAT family N-acetyltransferase: protein MPGQTIPVLETKRLRLCAPEAQDYPDFKATFASYRSRFMGGPLNAYETWMLYAAEIGHWEIRGYGMWMIHLKDTGETVGMAGGWFPAKWPEREIAWIIWPDRAGKGFALEATDRVRRHFYHDLGWETAVSYIDPKNLDSIRLAERLGCWKDREAATIDGSDAVYRHPTLDQLKGQTGHGVAMEIAHYQDPLFKPKGFAID, encoded by the coding sequence ATGCCCGGCCAGACCATTCCCGTACTGGAGACCAAGCGCCTGCGCCTCTGCGCGCCCGAAGCGCAGGACTATCCGGACTTCAAGGCGACCTTCGCCTCCTACCGCTCGCGTTTCATGGGCGGGCCGCTCAACGCTTACGAGACTTGGATGCTCTATGCCGCCGAGATCGGCCACTGGGAAATCCGCGGCTACGGCATGTGGATGATCCACCTGAAGGACACCGGCGAGACGGTCGGCATGGCCGGCGGCTGGTTCCCGGCGAAATGGCCCGAGCGCGAGATCGCCTGGATCATCTGGCCCGACCGCGCCGGCAAGGGCTTTGCGCTGGAGGCGACCGACCGCGTCCGCCGCCATTTCTACCACGACCTTGGATGGGAGACGGCCGTCTCCTACATCGACCCCAAGAACCTCGATTCCATCCGCCTGGCCGAACGGCTGGGCTGCTGGAAGGACCGCGAGGCCGCGACCATCGACGGCTCCGACGCGGTCTACCGCCACCCGACCCTGGACCAGCTCAAAGGCCAGACCGGGCACGGCGTCGCGATGGAGATCGCGCACTACCAGGACCCGCTCTTCAAACCGAAAGGCTTCGCCATTGACTGA
- the rpsP gene encoding 30S ribosomal protein S16: protein MAVKIRLARGGSKKRPFYRIVAADSRMPRDGRFIEKLGTYNPLLPKDSEERVKMDLERIQYWMSHGAQPTDRVSRFLEAAGVIEKKERANLKKGEPGKKAQERAEEKAAKAAAAEEAPADE from the coding sequence ATGGCAGTCAAGATTCGTCTCGCCCGCGGCGGTTCCAAGAAGCGCCCCTTCTATCGCATCGTCGCCGCCGACTCGCGCATGCCGCGCGACGGCCGCTTCATCGAGAAGCTGGGCACCTACAACCCGCTCCTGCCGAAGGATTCGGAAGAGCGCGTCAAGATGGACCTGGAGCGCATCCAGTACTGGATGTCCCACGGCGCCCAGCCGACCGACCGCGTGTCGCGCTTCCTCGAAGCCGCTGGCGTGATCGAGAAGAAAGAGCGCGCCAACCTCAAGAAGGGCGAGCCGGGCAAGAAAGCCCAGGAGCGCGCCGAAGAGAAAGCCGCCAAGGCAGCCGCAGCCGAAGAAGCGCCCGCCGACGAATAA
- a CDS encoding FMN-dependent NADH-azoreductase, with product MTQTLLRIDASARHENSTSRSLADRVAERLRPAKTITRDLSEEVIPQLDAGWLHAMSTETDARSPEQHDRMALSDQLISEVQEADTLLIAMPIYNFSVPASLKSWFDMIARAGITFRYTENGPVGLLEGKRVILVIASGGTEVGSDIDFATPWLRHMLNFMGITDVQVVRSDLQNLDPEAAKARAEGDLAALAA from the coding sequence ATGACACAGACCCTGCTGCGCATCGACGCCTCAGCCCGCCACGAGAATTCCACCAGCCGGTCGCTGGCCGACCGCGTGGCCGAGCGGCTCCGCCCCGCAAAGACCATCACCCGCGACCTGAGCGAAGAGGTCATCCCGCAGCTCGACGCGGGCTGGCTGCATGCCATGTCGACCGAGACCGACGCCCGCAGCCCCGAGCAGCACGACCGGATGGCCCTGTCGGACCAGCTGATCTCCGAGGTGCAGGAGGCCGATACCCTGCTGATCGCCATGCCGATCTACAACTTCAGCGTGCCCGCCAGCCTGAAGTCCTGGTTCGACATGATCGCCCGGGCCGGAATCACCTTCCGCTACACCGAGAACGGGCCGGTGGGTCTGCTCGAGGGCAAGCGCGTGATCCTGGTGATCGCTTCGGGCGGCACCGAAGTCGGCAGCGACATCGACTTTGCCACGCCGTGGCTGCGCCACATGCTGAACTTCATGGGCATCACCGACGTGCAGGTCGTGCGGTCGGACCTGCAGAACCTCGACCCGGAAGCCGCCAAGGCCCGTGCCGAGGGCGACCTCGCGGCACTGGCGGCCTGA
- a CDS encoding chorismate mutase — protein sequence MTDVQDDIQRAATLLKGHRESIDRLDAILVYTLAERFKHTQAVGVLKAQHDLPPSDPAREEKQIARLEDLAIQADLDPDFAKKFLNFIIQEVIRHHKEHQN from the coding sequence TTGACTGACGTTCAGGACGATATCCAGCGCGCCGCAACGCTGCTGAAAGGCCACCGCGAGTCCATCGACCGGCTCGACGCGATCCTCGTCTACACGCTGGCCGAGCGGTTCAAGCACACCCAGGCCGTGGGCGTCCTCAAGGCGCAGCACGACCTCCCGCCCTCCGACCCCGCGCGCGAAGAAAAGCAGATCGCGCGGCTCGAAGATCTTGCGATCCAGGCCGACCTCGACCCGGATTTCGCCAAGAAATTCCTGAATTTCATCATTCAGGAGGTGATCCGTCACCACAAGGAACACCAGAACTGA
- the rpmE gene encoding 50S ribosomal protein L31, which yields MKKDLHPDYHIVTVKMTDGTEFQTRTTWGKEGDTLVLDIDPTVHPAWTGGSSRLLDQGGRVSKFKKKYEGLGF from the coding sequence ATGAAAAAGGATCTTCACCCCGACTACCACATCGTCACCGTCAAGATGACCGACGGGACCGAATTCCAGACCCGCACCACCTGGGGCAAAGAAGGCGACACACTCGTCCTCGACATCGACCCCACCGTGCACCCGGCATGGACCGGCGGCTCGTCGCGCCTGCTCGACCAAGGCGGCCGCGTGTCGAAGTTCAAGAAGAAGTACGAAGGCCTCGGCTTCTGA
- the rimM gene encoding ribosome maturation factor RimM (Essential for efficient processing of 16S rRNA): MDQTICVGAIAGAFGVQGEARLKSFTADPRAIEDYAPLTTEDGRSFGLNITREIANGFAVRLTGVATKEEADALKGVRLYAPRDRLPSLPDDEFYHTDLIGLSVFDTGGVELGKVKAVLNHGATDLLELHATGKSGTVLLPFTRACVPTVDLTAGRIVADPPEGLLD; encoded by the coding sequence ATGGACCAGACGATCTGCGTCGGCGCCATCGCGGGTGCCTTCGGGGTGCAGGGCGAAGCGCGCCTGAAAAGCTTCACCGCCGATCCCCGTGCCATCGAGGACTACGCGCCGCTCACCACCGAAGACGGGCGCAGTTTCGGTCTGAACATCACCCGCGAGATCGCCAACGGGTTCGCCGTCCGCCTCACCGGCGTGGCCACCAAGGAGGAAGCCGACGCGCTCAAGGGGGTGCGGCTCTACGCGCCGCGCGACCGGCTGCCCTCTCTCCCGGATGACGAATTTTACCACACCGACCTGATCGGTCTGTCCGTCTTCGACACCGGCGGGGTGGAACTGGGCAAGGTGAAGGCCGTCCTCAACCACGGGGCCACCGACCTTCTGGAACTGCACGCCACCGGCAAAAGCGGCACGGTCCTTCTGCCCTTCACCCGCGCCTGCGTGCCCACCGTCGATCTGACCGCTGGCCGGATCGTCGCGGACCCGCCCGAAGGGCTGCTCGACTGA
- a CDS encoding LysR family transcriptional regulator, which yields MDNWDEIRTAFQVARLGTVSGAAEVLGVHHATVIRHIDALEGRLGVKLFQRHARGYTATEAGTDLLRVAQTTADQFQQLEGRIRGRGSDVSGELLVTSLVAFAPLMVPALTSFRAAHPDVVIRFLTGDRLFRLEYGEAHVALRAGNAPQEPDNVVQAFARQAIGLYGHKDYIARRGRPSGAADLVNHDFVGHDDPENRAPFYRWLQAQVPYAERVVFRSEDSRVVEQALLAGAGLGFMSTREARNHPDVELVMEPKEDWTSPLWLVTHVDLHRTAKVQAFLAHLKSYVASEETC from the coding sequence ATGGACAATTGGGATGAGATCAGAACCGCCTTCCAGGTGGCGCGTCTGGGCACCGTCAGCGGTGCGGCCGAGGTGCTGGGCGTACACCACGCCACGGTGATCCGTCACATCGACGCGCTCGAAGGACGGCTGGGCGTCAAGCTGTTCCAGCGCCACGCCCGGGGGTACACCGCCACCGAAGCCGGCACCGACCTGCTGCGCGTGGCGCAGACCACCGCCGACCAGTTCCAGCAACTCGAAGGGCGCATCCGCGGCCGGGGCTCGGACGTGTCCGGCGAACTGCTGGTGACCTCGCTGGTGGCCTTCGCGCCGCTCATGGTGCCGGCGCTGACCTCCTTCCGCGCGGCGCACCCGGACGTGGTGATCCGCTTCCTGACCGGCGACCGGCTGTTCCGGCTGGAATACGGCGAGGCGCATGTGGCGCTGCGCGCGGGCAACGCCCCGCAGGAACCCGACAACGTGGTCCAGGCCTTCGCGCGCCAGGCCATCGGCCTCTATGGCCACAAGGACTACATCGCCCGACGCGGCCGCCCGTCTGGCGCCGCCGACCTCGTGAACCACGATTTCGTCGGCCACGACGATCCGGAGAACCGCGCCCCCTTCTACCGCTGGCTGCAGGCGCAGGTGCCCTACGCCGAACGCGTTGTCTTCCGGTCGGAAGACAGCCGCGTGGTGGAACAGGCGCTGCTGGCGGGCGCAGGGCTGGGCTTCATGTCGACCCGCGAGGCACGCAACCATCCGGACGTCGAACTGGTGATGGAGCCGAAGGAAGACTGGACCTCGCCGCTCTGGCTCGTGACCCACGTCGACCTGCACCGCACGGCCAAGGTGCAGGCCTTCCTCGCCCACCTGAAATCCTACGTCGCCTCGGAAGAAACGTGCTGA
- a CDS encoding GNAT family N-acetyltransferase, translating to MTTRDLDAKAPCEKHRPGPAARNAARMGGRVPVIDTRRLQLRGPRIYDFETYAEILTSDRAIFMDGPYSREEAWSDFTNYIACWMLHGHGLWTIDAATQPTAGFVLLGYEWEDPEPELGIFLSAAAEGQGIALEALEAARDHAFNDLNWDSVASFVASDNDRANRLMKRSGARRDAEVEARIRETDLHVWRHRKEAA from the coding sequence ATGACGACCAGGGATCTCGACGCAAAGGCACCGTGCGAAAAGCACCGCCCCGGACCGGCCGCACGCAACGCGGCCCGGATGGGCGGCCGCGTGCCGGTCATAGACACCCGGCGGCTGCAACTGCGCGGCCCGCGGATCTACGACTTCGAAACCTACGCCGAGATCCTGACCTCCGACCGCGCGATCTTCATGGACGGCCCCTACAGCCGCGAAGAGGCATGGTCCGACTTCACCAACTACATCGCCTGCTGGATGTTGCACGGGCATGGCCTCTGGACCATCGACGCCGCCACCCAGCCGACGGCGGGTTTCGTGCTGCTGGGCTACGAATGGGAAGACCCGGAGCCGGAGCTGGGCATCTTCCTCAGCGCGGCCGCCGAAGGTCAGGGCATCGCGCTCGAAGCGCTCGAAGCCGCCCGCGACCACGCCTTCAACGACCTGAATTGGGACAGCGTCGCCTCTTTCGTCGCCTCCGACAACGACCGGGCCAACCGCCTGATGAAACGCTCCGGCGCGCGCCGCGATGCGGAGGTCGAGGCCCGGATCCGCGAAACCGACCTGCACGTCTGGCGCCACCGGAAGGAGGCCGCCTGA
- a CDS encoding GNAT family N-acetyltransferase, with translation MSLTRAPRLETDRLILRGPETSDAEAYIAFLTDRPRADGFGAYDNRGDAWRWFALNVGHWHIHGYGYFTLELKDTGKKASGSKESGAVAGICGIWNPEGWPEPEIGWALFAGYEGKGLAVEAALRARRWAYEDLGLSALTSNIVPGNTRSAALAERLGAVLERTYDNVYMGQEELWRHPAPKDVLP, from the coding sequence ATGAGCCTGACCCGCGCGCCCCGTCTCGAAACCGACCGCCTGATCCTGCGCGGCCCGGAAACCTCCGACGCCGAAGCCTACATCGCCTTCCTCACCGACCGCCCCCGCGCGGACGGCTTCGGCGCCTATGACAATCGCGGCGACGCGTGGCGCTGGTTCGCACTGAACGTCGGCCACTGGCACATCCACGGCTACGGCTATTTCACGCTGGAACTGAAGGACACGGGTAAGAAGGCCTCCGGCAGCAAGGAGTCTGGCGCGGTCGCCGGCATCTGCGGCATCTGGAATCCCGAAGGCTGGCCGGAACCGGAAATCGGCTGGGCGCTCTTTGCAGGCTACGAAGGCAAGGGGCTCGCGGTCGAGGCCGCGCTTCGCGCCCGCCGCTGGGCCTACGAGGACCTGGGGCTTTCCGCTCTGACCTCCAACATCGTTCCGGGCAACACCCGCTCCGCCGCCCTGGCAGAACGCCTCGGCGCCGTGCTCGAACGCACATACGACAACGTCTACATGGGTCAGGAAGAACTCTGGCGCCATCCCGCTCCCAAGGATGTCCTGCCATGA
- the rplS gene encoding 50S ribosomal protein L19, whose amino-acid sequence MDLIAQLEAEQIASLGKEIPDFKAGDTVRVGYKVTEGTRTRVQNYEGVVISRKNGKGIAGSFTVRKISFGEGVERVFPLYSTNIESIEVVRRGRVRRAKMYYLRSRRGKSARIAEVTNYKAPKAQA is encoded by the coding sequence ATGGATCTGATCGCACAACTCGAAGCGGAGCAGATCGCTTCGCTGGGGAAAGAGATCCCCGATTTCAAGGCAGGTGACACCGTCCGCGTCGGCTACAAGGTCACCGAAGGCACCCGCACCCGTGTCCAGAACTACGAGGGCGTTGTCATTTCTCGTAAGAATGGCAAGGGGATAGCCGGTTCGTTCACCGTTCGGAAGATCTCCTTCGGCGAAGGTGTGGAGCGTGTTTTCCCGCTGTATTCCACCAACATCGAGTCCATCGAAGTCGTCCGTCGCGGCCGCGTCCGCCGCGCCAAGATGTACTACCTCCGCTCGCGCCGCGGCAAGTCGGCCCGCATCGCGGAAGTCACCAATTACAAAGCCCCGAAGGCTCAGGCGTAA
- the ffh gene encoding signal recognition particle protein, with product MFENLSERLGGVFDRLTKQGALSEDDVKTALREVRVALLEADVSLPVARQFVKAVEKKATGAAVTKSVTPGQQVVKIVHDELIAVLSGEGEPGKLKIDNPPAPILMVGLQGGGKTTTTAKLAKRLKERDGKKVLMASLDVNRPAAMEQLAILGTQIGVDTLPIVKGEDPVAIAKRAKTQAGLGGYDVYLLDTAGRLSIDEELMRQVEAVRDVANPRETLLVVDGLTGQDAVHTAENFDTRVGITGVVLTRMDGDGRGGAALSMRAITGKPIKFVGLGEKMDALETFEPDRIAGRILGMGDIVALVEKAQQTLEAEQAERMMKRFQKGQFNMNDLKMQLDQMMKMGGMGAMMQMMPGMGKMAKQAEEAGMDDKVLRQQIALINSMTKVERANPQILQASRKKRIAAGAGMEVSDLNKLLKMQRQMSDMMKKMGKMGKGGMLKQAMRGMFGKGGMPPGMDPSQMDPKALEAAARQMSARGGMPGLPGAGGGSALPPGLSGLGKKK from the coding sequence ATGTTCGAAAATCTCTCCGAACGCCTCGGCGGCGTCTTCGACCGGCTGACCAAGCAGGGCGCGCTCTCCGAGGACGATGTGAAGACCGCCCTGCGCGAAGTGCGCGTGGCCCTGCTGGAAGCGGACGTTTCGCTGCCCGTGGCCCGCCAGTTCGTCAAGGCGGTCGAGAAGAAGGCCACCGGCGCCGCCGTCACCAAGTCGGTGACCCCCGGCCAGCAGGTCGTCAAGATCGTCCACGACGAGCTGATCGCCGTGCTGTCGGGCGAAGGCGAGCCCGGCAAGCTGAAGATAGACAACCCGCCCGCGCCGATCCTGATGGTCGGCCTGCAGGGCGGCGGCAAGACGACCACCACCGCCAAGCTGGCGAAGCGCCTGAAGGAGCGCGACGGCAAGAAGGTCCTGATGGCCTCGCTCGACGTGAACCGCCCCGCGGCGATGGAACAGCTTGCCATCCTGGGCACCCAGATCGGCGTCGACACCCTGCCCATCGTCAAGGGCGAGGACCCGGTCGCCATCGCGAAGCGGGCGAAGACGCAGGCCGGTCTTGGCGGCTACGACGTCTACCTGCTGGACACCGCCGGGCGCCTGTCGATCGACGAAGAGCTGATGCGCCAGGTCGAGGCGGTCCGCGACGTGGCCAACCCGCGCGAGACGCTCCTGGTGGTCGACGGCCTGACCGGTCAGGACGCGGTGCACACCGCCGAAAACTTCGACACCCGCGTCGGCATCACCGGCGTGGTGCTCACCCGGATGGACGGCGACGGCCGGGGCGGTGCGGCGCTGTCGATGCGCGCGATCACCGGCAAGCCGATCAAGTTCGTGGGCCTGGGCGAAAAGATGGACGCGCTCGAAACCTTCGAGCCGGACCGCATCGCGGGCCGCATCCTCGGGATGGGCGACATCGTGGCGCTGGTCGAGAAGGCGCAGCAGACGCTGGAGGCCGAGCAGGCCGAGCGCATGATGAAGCGCTTCCAGAAGGGTCAGTTCAACATGAACGACCTCAAGATGCAGCTCGACCAGATGATGAAGATGGGCGGCATGGGCGCGATGATGCAGATGATGCCCGGCATGGGCAAGATGGCCAAGCAGGCCGAAGAGGCCGGCATGGACGACAAGGTCCTGCGCCAGCAGATCGCCCTGATCAACTCCATGACGAAGGTGGAGCGCGCCAACCCCCAGATCCTCCAGGCCTCGCGCAAGAAGCGGATCGCGGCGGGTGCGGGCATGGAAGTGTCCGACCTCAACAAGCTGCTGAAGATGCAGCGCCAGATGTCCGACATGATGAAGAAGATGGGCAAGATGGGCAAAGGCGGGATGCTGAAGCAGGCCATGCGCGGCATGTTCGGCAAGGGCGGAATGCCCCCCGGCATGGACCCCTCGCAGATGGACCCGAAGGCGCTGGAAGCGGCGGCCAGGCAGATGAGCGCGCGCGGCGGCATGCCCGGCCTGCCCGGCGCGGGCGGCGGCAGCGCCCTGCCCCCCGGCCTCTCCGGCCTCGGCAAGAAGAAGTAA
- a CDS encoding GNAT family N-acetyltransferase, which yields MMASYSLTTDRLFLRTPREEDFEHCATYMASARSKFTGGPLTERFDIWRGFLGSIGHWGLRGYGFFTVLHKDKPVGRVGLVNHIMWEEPELGWHLFAGHEGKGFATEAAEAVRLWAAEAHGLNHLISYIHPDNAPSRRVAQRMGATHERDTSLLGQTAQVWRHRKVVP from the coding sequence ATGATGGCGTCTTACTCCCTCACCACCGACCGTCTTTTCCTCCGCACCCCGCGCGAGGAGGATTTCGAACACTGCGCCACCTACATGGCCTCCGCGCGGTCCAAGTTCACCGGCGGCCCGTTGACCGAACGCTTCGACATCTGGCGCGGGTTCCTCGGCTCCATCGGCCATTGGGGCCTGCGCGGCTACGGCTTCTTCACTGTGCTGCACAAGGACAAGCCGGTGGGGCGTGTCGGTCTGGTCAACCACATCATGTGGGAAGAGCCGGAGCTGGGCTGGCACCTCTTCGCAGGGCACGAAGGCAAGGGCTTTGCCACGGAGGCCGCCGAGGCCGTGCGCCTCTGGGCGGCAGAGGCCCACGGGCTGAACCACCTGATCTCCTACATCCACCCCGACAACGCGCCGTCGCGCCGCGTCGCGCAGCGCATGGGCGCCACGCACGAACGCGACACCTCGCTTCTGGGGCAGACCGCACAGGTCTGGCGGCACAGGAAAGTCGTGCCATGA
- a CDS encoding GNAT family N-acetyltransferase, with product MPAPTLHTPRLTLRQHALADLEPLYAVLGSDHARYVGGPFSRRDAWYILGAEAGSWDILGFGSWGVETRDGTLVGQVGINRPPHYPEVEIGWTLLPEAEGKGYATEATTAALHWAWENGFETLVSYITPGNDRSIALAERLGAVADPDAALPEGETPEETVVYRHAPDADGTPEAYA from the coding sequence ATGCCCGCACCCACGCTGCATACCCCGCGCCTGACGCTGCGCCAGCACGCCCTGGCCGACCTCGAACCGCTCTACGCGGTTCTGGGCAGCGACCACGCGCGTTACGTGGGCGGGCCCTTCTCGCGGCGCGACGCGTGGTACATCCTTGGCGCCGAGGCGGGAAGCTGGGACATTCTGGGCTTCGGGTCGTGGGGCGTGGAGACGCGCGACGGCACCCTTGTCGGACAGGTCGGCATCAATCGCCCCCCGCATTACCCGGAGGTCGAGATCGGCTGGACCCTCCTGCCGGAGGCCGAGGGCAAGGGCTATGCCACCGAGGCGACGACCGCCGCGCTGCACTGGGCGTGGGAGAACGGGTTCGAGACGCTGGTGTCCTACATCACGCCGGGCAACGACCGCTCCATCGCGCTGGCCGAACGGCTGGGCGCCGTGGCCGATCCGGACGCCGCCCTGCCCGAAGGCGAGACGCCCGAGGAAACCGTGGTCTACCGCCATGCGCCCGACGCCGACGGCACGCCGGAGGCCTACGCATGA
- the trmD gene encoding tRNA (guanosine(37)-N1)-methyltransferase TrmD, with amino-acid sequence MSDAPRSHGRKTIRPSLKPRDLMSEAPALARAWHAQVITLFPEAFPGILGLSLTGKALQQELWQLQTVPLRPFGEGKHRNVDDTPAGGGAGMVLRPDVMGAAIEHARSQQAPGAPLIYLSPRGKPFSQEMARDLATRPGVTLICGRFEGLDQRVIDHYRIAEVSIGDYVLTGGELAAQVMLDAAVRLLPGVLGNADSTEEESFSDGLLEHPQYTRPAEWQGRTIPDVLLSGHHGEIAKWRRQQSEDLTRTRRPDLWNALKTRKDFT; translated from the coding sequence ATGTCCGACGCTCCCCGTTCCCATGGCCGCAAGACCATCCGCCCCAGCCTGAAGCCGCGCGACCTCATGTCCGAGGCGCCCGCGCTGGCACGCGCCTGGCACGCACAGGTCATCACCCTCTTCCCCGAAGCCTTCCCCGGCATCCTCGGCCTGTCGCTGACCGGCAAGGCGCTGCAGCAGGAGCTCTGGCAGCTTCAGACCGTGCCGCTCCGCCCCTTCGGCGAGGGCAAGCACCGCAACGTCGACGACACACCCGCGGGCGGCGGCGCCGGCATGGTCCTGCGCCCGGACGTCATGGGCGCCGCCATCGAACACGCCCGCAGCCAGCAGGCCCCCGGCGCGCCGCTGATCTACCTCAGCCCGCGCGGCAAACCCTTCTCGCAGGAGATGGCCCGCGACCTCGCCACCCGGCCCGGCGTCACGCTGATCTGCGGCCGGTTCGAGGGGCTCGACCAGCGCGTCATCGACCACTACCGCATCGCCGAAGTCTCCATCGGCGACTACGTCCTCACGGGCGGCGAACTGGCCGCGCAGGTCATGCTGGACGCCGCCGTGCGCCTGCTGCCCGGCGTCCTCGGCAACGCCGACTCGACGGAGGAGGAAAGCTTCTCCGACGGTCTCCTGGAGCACCCGCAATACACCCGCCCCGCCGAATGGCAGGGCCGGACCATCCCCGACGTGCTCCTCTCCGGCCACCACGGAGAGATCGCGAAATGGCGCCGCCAGCAGTCCGAAGACCTCACCCGCACCCGCCGCCCCGACCTCTGGAACGCCCTCAAGACCCGCAAGGACTTTACGTAA
- a CDS encoding DMT family transporter, giving the protein MLNRPPAPDTIEPGTTRTGTPARATRPGEVGKGHLAMLCFAMIVAGSFPFAAMVGPYVDPAALNAVRFAVAAAAMWAVALGAGQVQARVFQAPWRYFALAGLYAFYFVTMFEGLKTAEPVSMAAVFTLNPALTAVFGWLVVQQVTTARMALAIAIGGVGALWVIFRGDPAALARFEIGRGEQIYFWGCIGHALYSPLLRRLNRGEPALAFTAAILTAGAVILGVWAAPDIVTTDWAALPPVVWWVILYTALMATGVTFLIVRFATLRLPSAKVMAYTYLVPSCVILWQLALGQGGPAVVVLPGVALTVISLLLLLKDEDAHRT; this is encoded by the coding sequence GTGCTGAACCGGCCGCCCGCGCCGGACACGATCGAACCGGGCACGACCCGGACGGGCACACCGGCGCGGGCCACCCGCCCGGGCGAGGTCGGCAAGGGCCACCTGGCGATGCTGTGCTTCGCCATGATCGTCGCCGGAAGCTTCCCCTTCGCCGCGATGGTCGGGCCGTATGTCGACCCGGCGGCGCTGAACGCGGTGCGCTTCGCCGTGGCGGCGGCGGCGATGTGGGCGGTGGCACTGGGCGCGGGCCAGGTGCAGGCCCGGGTGTTCCAGGCCCCCTGGCGTTACTTCGCGCTGGCGGGGCTCTACGCGTTCTACTTCGTGACGATGTTCGAAGGCCTGAAGACCGCCGAGCCGGTCAGCATGGCAGCGGTCTTCACGCTCAACCCGGCGCTGACGGCGGTGTTCGGCTGGCTGGTGGTGCAGCAGGTGACCACGGCGCGCATGGCGCTGGCCATCGCCATCGGCGGCGTGGGCGCGCTCTGGGTGATCTTCCGCGGCGATCCTGCGGCGCTGGCCCGGTTCGAGATCGGGCGCGGCGAACAGATCTACTTCTGGGGCTGTATCGGCCACGCGCTCTATTCGCCGCTTCTGCGCCGGTTGAACCGCGGCGAACCGGCGCTGGCCTTCACCGCCGCGATCCTGACGGCGGGGGCGGTGATCCTCGGCGTCTGGGCCGCGCCCGACATCGTGACGACCGATTGGGCCGCCCTGCCGCCGGTGGTCTGGTGGGTGATCCTCTACACCGCGCTCATGGCGACGGGCGTGACCTTCCTGATCGTCCGCTTCGCCACCCTGCGTCTGCCTTCGGCCAAGGTCATGGCCTACACCTACCTCGTGCCGTCCTGCGTGATCCTCTGGCAGCTGGCGCTGGGACAGGGCGGCCCG